One genomic segment of Desmodus rotundus isolate HL8 chromosome 5, HLdesRot8A.1, whole genome shotgun sequence includes these proteins:
- the PGGHG gene encoding protein-glucosylgalactosylhydroxylysine glucosidase isoform X1: MAGLWPLHCASLSMADAGEDPTLFTAHSLPSDRRLWASVTNAYLGTRVYHDTLHVSGIYNGALGDTHRAVLPSPLNIQLEAPVGTGEQLTKTFILDTNTGSFLHTLEDSSFRASQRIYAHRTLPRVLACSVSIARLAPGRRPITVTLRSAFCPESPDLALHLGPDFQGARCLYGHTLTPEQPGGPQQEVHMLWTPAPPALTLGEGQEHGTWEFLAVVGGSQAEVRAGLAEALRLQASGTLYTAHAQAWARLWDSCGLDVVGPLPLRQALRGALYYLLSALPEPGAPGYVCHGLSPGGLSNGSREECYWGHVFWDQDLWMFPNILLFQPEAARALLQYRIQTLGGALDNARNLGYQGAKFAWESAGSGLEVCPEDVYGTQEVHVNGAVVLAFQLYRHCTQDLQLFQEAGGWDVVSAVAEFWCSRVEWSPAEEKYHLKGVMPPDEYHSGVTNSVYTNVLAQNSLRFAAALAQDLGQPVPSRWLAVADKIKVPFDLTRNFHPEFDGYELGEEVKQADVVLLGYPVPFPLSPRVRRNNLEVYEAVTSPRGPAMTWSMFAVGWMELKEPRRAWDLLQRSFANITEPFKVWTENADGSGAVNFLTGMGGFLQAALFGFTGFRITRAGVTFDPSCPAGVSGVCVSGVSYLGNKLDFSFSEGSVTVEVRTRAGPWAPLLEVELWPSRDRLPLPPGHKVSFPCSAGRIQSSVL; encoded by the exons ATGGCAGGGCTGTG GCCCCTCCACTGTGCAAGCCTTTCCATGGCAGACGCAGGTGAAGACCCCACCCTATTCACTGCCCACTCTCTGCCCAGTGACCGCCGGCTCTGGGCCAGCGTGACCAATGCATACTTGGGCACACGTGTCTACCACGACACACTGCACGTGAGTGGCATATACAATGGGGCCTTGGGGGACACGCACCGCGCTGTTCTGCCCAGTCCCCTCAACATCCAGCTGGAGGCCCCCGTGGGGACAGGAGAGCAGCTGACCAAAACCTTCATCCTGGACACTAACACAG GCTCCTTTCTGCACACCCTGGAGGACTCCAGCTTCCGGGCCTCCCAGCGCATCTACGCCCACCGCACGCTGCCACGCGTGCTGGCCTGCAGTGTGTCCATCGCCCGCCTGGCCCCCGGGCGCCGGCCCATCACCGTGACGCTGCGGTCTGCCTTCTGCCCAGAAAGCCCGGACTTGGCCCTGCATCTGGGGCCTGACTTCCAGGGAGCCCG GTGCCTGTATGGCCACACACTCACTCCTGAGCAACCGGGAGGGCCGCAGCAGGAGGTGCACATGCTGTGGACACCAGCGCCCCCGGCCCTGACCCTGGGGGAAGGCCAGGAGCACGGGACCTGGGAGTTCCTGGCTGTGGTGGGCGGCAGCCAGGCTGAGGTCCGGGCTGGCCTCGCTGAGGCGCTGCGGCTGCAGGCCAGCGGCACCTTGTACACTGCCCACGCCCAGGCCTGGGCCCGGCTCTGGGACAGCTGTGGCCTGGATGTGGTGGGGCCCCTGCCCCTGCGCCAGGCCCTGCGAGGTGCCCTCTACTACCTGCTCAGTGCCCTGCCTGAGCCCGGGGCCCCAGGATATGTCTGCCACGGACTCAGCCCCGGGGGGCTCTCCAATGGGAGCCGTGAGGAATGCTACTGGGGCCATGTGTTCTGGGACCAG GATCTCTGGATGTTCCCAAATATCCTCCTGTTCCAGCCAGAGGCCGCCAGGGCTCTCCTGCAGTACCGCATCCAGACACTGGGCGGGGCCCTGGACAACGCCCGGAACCTGGGCTACCAG GGAGCCAAGTTCGCCTGGGAGAGCGCCGGTTCTGGCCTGGAGGTCTGCCCGGAGGACGTCTACGGGACCCAGGAAGTCCACGTCAACGGGGCCGTGGTGCTGGCCTTCCAGCTGTACCGTCACTGCACCCAG GACCTGCAGCTCTTCCAAGAGGCTGGTGGCTGGGACGTGGTCAGTGCCGTGGCGGAGTTTTGGTGCAGCCGTGTGGAGTGGAGCCCAGCAGAGGAGAAGTACCACCTGAAGG GAGTCATGCCCCCCGACGAGTACCACTCGGGGGTCACCAACTCCGTGTACACCAACGTCCTGGCCCAGAACAG cCTGCGTTTTgctgctgccctggcccaggACCTGGGTCAGCCGGTCCCCAGCCGGTGGCTGGCGGTAGCTGATAAGATCAAGGTGCCCTTTGACCTGACGCGGAACTTCCACCCCGAGTTTGATGGGTATGAACTTG GAGAGGAGGTGAAGCAGGCAGATGTTGTGCTCCTGGGGTACCCCGTCCCCTTCCCCCTGAGTCCTCGCGTTCGCAGGAACAACCTGGAGGTTTACGAGGCTGTGACATCCCCCCGGGGCCCCGCCATGACCTGG AGCATGTTTGCCGTGGGCTGGATGGAGCTGAAGGAGCCCAGGCGGGCGTGGGACCTCCTGCAGAGGAGCTTTGCCAACATCACGGAGCCCTTCAAg GTGTGGACGGAGAATGCGGATGGATCAGGGGCCGTGAACTTCCTGACGGGCATGGGGGGCTTCCTACAGGCGGCACTCTTCGGGTTCACAGGGTTCAG gatTACCAGGGCTGGCGTGACCTTTGACCCCTCATGTCCGGCGGGGGTCTCTGGCGTGTGTGTCTCTGGTGTCTCCTACCTGGGGAACAAGCTCGACTTCTCCTTCTCCGAGGGCTCAGTGACGGTCGAGGTCAGGACCCGGGCAGGGCCCTGGGCGCCTCTGCTAGAGGTTGAGCTGTGGCCGTCACGGGATcggctccctctgcccccag GGCACAAGGTCTCCTTCCCCTGCTCGGCTGGCCGGATACAAAGTTCGGTCTTGTAG
- the LOC112317450 gene encoding interferon-induced transmembrane protein 3, translating into MIKEEHKVANWGSPQGSGPVMSTVVNIHRETEVPDHIVWSLFNTLFFNVCCLGLVAFAYSVKSRDRKMVGDVTGAQSYASTAKCLNLVALILGLLGTIVLIVLLVLVVFPAINNAITQAGQNHGGY; encoded by the exons ATGAtcaaggaggaacacaaggtGGCGAACTGGGGGTCTCCCCAGGGCTCAGGACCCGTGATGTCCACCGTGGTCAACATCCACAGAGAGACCGAGGTGCCCGACCACATCGTCTGGTCCTTGTTCAACACGCTCTTCTTCAACGTCTGCTGCCTGGGCTTGGTGGCGTTCGCCTACTCCGTGAAG TCTAGGGACCGGAAgatggtgggtgacgtgaccggGGCCCAGAGCTACGCGTCCACCGCCAAGTGCCTGAACCTCGTGGCCCTCATCCTGGGCCTCCTTGGGACCATAGTGCTCATTGTTCTCTTGGTGTTGGTGGTGTTCCCGGCAATCAACAATGCAATAACACAGGCCGGGCAGAACCACGGAGGGTACTAG
- the PGGHG gene encoding protein-glucosylgalactosylhydroxylysine glucosidase isoform X2: protein MAGLWPLHCASLSMADAGEDPTLFTAHSLPSDRRLWASVTNAYLGTRVYHDTLHVSGIYNGALGDTHRAVLPSPLNIQLEAPVGTGEQLTKTFILDTNTGSFLHTLEDSSFRASQRIYAHRTLPRVLACSVSIARLAPGRRPITVTLRSAFCPESPDLALHLGPDFQGARCLYGHTLTPEQPGGPQQEVHMLWTPAPPALTLGEGQEHGTWEFLAVVGGSQAEVRAGLAEALRLQASGTLYTAHAQAWARLWDSCGLDVVGPLPLRQALRGALYYLLSALPEPGAPGYVCHGLSPGGLSNGSREECYWGHVFWDQPEAARALLQYRIQTLGGALDNARNLGYQGAKFAWESAGSGLEVCPEDVYGTQEVHVNGAVVLAFQLYRHCTQDLQLFQEAGGWDVVSAVAEFWCSRVEWSPAEEKYHLKGVMPPDEYHSGVTNSVYTNVLAQNSLRFAAALAQDLGQPVPSRWLAVADKIKVPFDLTRNFHPEFDGYELGEEVKQADVVLLGYPVPFPLSPRVRRNNLEVYEAVTSPRGPAMTWSMFAVGWMELKEPRRAWDLLQRSFANITEPFKVWTENADGSGAVNFLTGMGGFLQAALFGFTGFRITRAGVTFDPSCPAGVSGVCVSGVSYLGNKLDFSFSEGSVTVEVRTRAGPWAPLLEVELWPSRDRLPLPPGHKVSFPCSAGRIQSSVL, encoded by the exons ATGGCAGGGCTGTG GCCCCTCCACTGTGCAAGCCTTTCCATGGCAGACGCAGGTGAAGACCCCACCCTATTCACTGCCCACTCTCTGCCCAGTGACCGCCGGCTCTGGGCCAGCGTGACCAATGCATACTTGGGCACACGTGTCTACCACGACACACTGCACGTGAGTGGCATATACAATGGGGCCTTGGGGGACACGCACCGCGCTGTTCTGCCCAGTCCCCTCAACATCCAGCTGGAGGCCCCCGTGGGGACAGGAGAGCAGCTGACCAAAACCTTCATCCTGGACACTAACACAG GCTCCTTTCTGCACACCCTGGAGGACTCCAGCTTCCGGGCCTCCCAGCGCATCTACGCCCACCGCACGCTGCCACGCGTGCTGGCCTGCAGTGTGTCCATCGCCCGCCTGGCCCCCGGGCGCCGGCCCATCACCGTGACGCTGCGGTCTGCCTTCTGCCCAGAAAGCCCGGACTTGGCCCTGCATCTGGGGCCTGACTTCCAGGGAGCCCG GTGCCTGTATGGCCACACACTCACTCCTGAGCAACCGGGAGGGCCGCAGCAGGAGGTGCACATGCTGTGGACACCAGCGCCCCCGGCCCTGACCCTGGGGGAAGGCCAGGAGCACGGGACCTGGGAGTTCCTGGCTGTGGTGGGCGGCAGCCAGGCTGAGGTCCGGGCTGGCCTCGCTGAGGCGCTGCGGCTGCAGGCCAGCGGCACCTTGTACACTGCCCACGCCCAGGCCTGGGCCCGGCTCTGGGACAGCTGTGGCCTGGATGTGGTGGGGCCCCTGCCCCTGCGCCAGGCCCTGCGAGGTGCCCTCTACTACCTGCTCAGTGCCCTGCCTGAGCCCGGGGCCCCAGGATATGTCTGCCACGGACTCAGCCCCGGGGGGCTCTCCAATGGGAGCCGTGAGGAATGCTACTGGGGCCATGTGTTCTGGGACCAG CCAGAGGCCGCCAGGGCTCTCCTGCAGTACCGCATCCAGACACTGGGCGGGGCCCTGGACAACGCCCGGAACCTGGGCTACCAG GGAGCCAAGTTCGCCTGGGAGAGCGCCGGTTCTGGCCTGGAGGTCTGCCCGGAGGACGTCTACGGGACCCAGGAAGTCCACGTCAACGGGGCCGTGGTGCTGGCCTTCCAGCTGTACCGTCACTGCACCCAG GACCTGCAGCTCTTCCAAGAGGCTGGTGGCTGGGACGTGGTCAGTGCCGTGGCGGAGTTTTGGTGCAGCCGTGTGGAGTGGAGCCCAGCAGAGGAGAAGTACCACCTGAAGG GAGTCATGCCCCCCGACGAGTACCACTCGGGGGTCACCAACTCCGTGTACACCAACGTCCTGGCCCAGAACAG cCTGCGTTTTgctgctgccctggcccaggACCTGGGTCAGCCGGTCCCCAGCCGGTGGCTGGCGGTAGCTGATAAGATCAAGGTGCCCTTTGACCTGACGCGGAACTTCCACCCCGAGTTTGATGGGTATGAACTTG GAGAGGAGGTGAAGCAGGCAGATGTTGTGCTCCTGGGGTACCCCGTCCCCTTCCCCCTGAGTCCTCGCGTTCGCAGGAACAACCTGGAGGTTTACGAGGCTGTGACATCCCCCCGGGGCCCCGCCATGACCTGG AGCATGTTTGCCGTGGGCTGGATGGAGCTGAAGGAGCCCAGGCGGGCGTGGGACCTCCTGCAGAGGAGCTTTGCCAACATCACGGAGCCCTTCAAg GTGTGGACGGAGAATGCGGATGGATCAGGGGCCGTGAACTTCCTGACGGGCATGGGGGGCTTCCTACAGGCGGCACTCTTCGGGTTCACAGGGTTCAG gatTACCAGGGCTGGCGTGACCTTTGACCCCTCATGTCCGGCGGGGGTCTCTGGCGTGTGTGTCTCTGGTGTCTCCTACCTGGGGAACAAGCTCGACTTCTCCTTCTCCGAGGGCTCAGTGACGGTCGAGGTCAGGACCCGGGCAGGGCCCTGGGCGCCTCTGCTAGAGGTTGAGCTGTGGCCGTCACGGGATcggctccctctgcccccag GGCACAAGGTCTCCTTCCCCTGCTCGGCTGGCCGGATACAAAGTTCGGTCTTGTAG
- the PGGHG gene encoding protein-glucosylgalactosylhydroxylysine glucosidase isoform X3, which yields MADAGEDPTLFTAHSLPSDRRLWASVTNAYLGTRVYHDTLHVSGIYNGALGDTHRAVLPSPLNIQLEAPVGTGEQLTKTFILDTNTGSFLHTLEDSSFRASQRIYAHRTLPRVLACSVSIARLAPGRRPITVTLRSAFCPESPDLALHLGPDFQGARCLYGHTLTPEQPGGPQQEVHMLWTPAPPALTLGEGQEHGTWEFLAVVGGSQAEVRAGLAEALRLQASGTLYTAHAQAWARLWDSCGLDVVGPLPLRQALRGALYYLLSALPEPGAPGYVCHGLSPGGLSNGSREECYWGHVFWDQDLWMFPNILLFQPEAARALLQYRIQTLGGALDNARNLGYQGAKFAWESAGSGLEVCPEDVYGTQEVHVNGAVVLAFQLYRHCTQDLQLFQEAGGWDVVSAVAEFWCSRVEWSPAEEKYHLKGVMPPDEYHSGVTNSVYTNVLAQNSLRFAAALAQDLGQPVPSRWLAVADKIKVPFDLTRNFHPEFDGYELGEEVKQADVVLLGYPVPFPLSPRVRRNNLEVYEAVTSPRGPAMTWSMFAVGWMELKEPRRAWDLLQRSFANITEPFKVWTENADGSGAVNFLTGMGGFLQAALFGFTGFRITRAGVTFDPSCPAGVSGVCVSGVSYLGNKLDFSFSEGSVTVEVRTRAGPWAPLLEVELWPSRDRLPLPPGHKVSFPCSAGRIQSSVL from the exons ATGGCAGACGCAGGTGAAGACCCCACCCTATTCACTGCCCACTCTCTGCCCAGTGACCGCCGGCTCTGGGCCAGCGTGACCAATGCATACTTGGGCACACGTGTCTACCACGACACACTGCACGTGAGTGGCATATACAATGGGGCCTTGGGGGACACGCACCGCGCTGTTCTGCCCAGTCCCCTCAACATCCAGCTGGAGGCCCCCGTGGGGACAGGAGAGCAGCTGACCAAAACCTTCATCCTGGACACTAACACAG GCTCCTTTCTGCACACCCTGGAGGACTCCAGCTTCCGGGCCTCCCAGCGCATCTACGCCCACCGCACGCTGCCACGCGTGCTGGCCTGCAGTGTGTCCATCGCCCGCCTGGCCCCCGGGCGCCGGCCCATCACCGTGACGCTGCGGTCTGCCTTCTGCCCAGAAAGCCCGGACTTGGCCCTGCATCTGGGGCCTGACTTCCAGGGAGCCCG GTGCCTGTATGGCCACACACTCACTCCTGAGCAACCGGGAGGGCCGCAGCAGGAGGTGCACATGCTGTGGACACCAGCGCCCCCGGCCCTGACCCTGGGGGAAGGCCAGGAGCACGGGACCTGGGAGTTCCTGGCTGTGGTGGGCGGCAGCCAGGCTGAGGTCCGGGCTGGCCTCGCTGAGGCGCTGCGGCTGCAGGCCAGCGGCACCTTGTACACTGCCCACGCCCAGGCCTGGGCCCGGCTCTGGGACAGCTGTGGCCTGGATGTGGTGGGGCCCCTGCCCCTGCGCCAGGCCCTGCGAGGTGCCCTCTACTACCTGCTCAGTGCCCTGCCTGAGCCCGGGGCCCCAGGATATGTCTGCCACGGACTCAGCCCCGGGGGGCTCTCCAATGGGAGCCGTGAGGAATGCTACTGGGGCCATGTGTTCTGGGACCAG GATCTCTGGATGTTCCCAAATATCCTCCTGTTCCAGCCAGAGGCCGCCAGGGCTCTCCTGCAGTACCGCATCCAGACACTGGGCGGGGCCCTGGACAACGCCCGGAACCTGGGCTACCAG GGAGCCAAGTTCGCCTGGGAGAGCGCCGGTTCTGGCCTGGAGGTCTGCCCGGAGGACGTCTACGGGACCCAGGAAGTCCACGTCAACGGGGCCGTGGTGCTGGCCTTCCAGCTGTACCGTCACTGCACCCAG GACCTGCAGCTCTTCCAAGAGGCTGGTGGCTGGGACGTGGTCAGTGCCGTGGCGGAGTTTTGGTGCAGCCGTGTGGAGTGGAGCCCAGCAGAGGAGAAGTACCACCTGAAGG GAGTCATGCCCCCCGACGAGTACCACTCGGGGGTCACCAACTCCGTGTACACCAACGTCCTGGCCCAGAACAG cCTGCGTTTTgctgctgccctggcccaggACCTGGGTCAGCCGGTCCCCAGCCGGTGGCTGGCGGTAGCTGATAAGATCAAGGTGCCCTTTGACCTGACGCGGAACTTCCACCCCGAGTTTGATGGGTATGAACTTG GAGAGGAGGTGAAGCAGGCAGATGTTGTGCTCCTGGGGTACCCCGTCCCCTTCCCCCTGAGTCCTCGCGTTCGCAGGAACAACCTGGAGGTTTACGAGGCTGTGACATCCCCCCGGGGCCCCGCCATGACCTGG AGCATGTTTGCCGTGGGCTGGATGGAGCTGAAGGAGCCCAGGCGGGCGTGGGACCTCCTGCAGAGGAGCTTTGCCAACATCACGGAGCCCTTCAAg GTGTGGACGGAGAATGCGGATGGATCAGGGGCCGTGAACTTCCTGACGGGCATGGGGGGCTTCCTACAGGCGGCACTCTTCGGGTTCACAGGGTTCAG gatTACCAGGGCTGGCGTGACCTTTGACCCCTCATGTCCGGCGGGGGTCTCTGGCGTGTGTGTCTCTGGTGTCTCCTACCTGGGGAACAAGCTCGACTTCTCCTTCTCCGAGGGCTCAGTGACGGTCGAGGTCAGGACCCGGGCAGGGCCCTGGGCGCCTCTGCTAGAGGTTGAGCTGTGGCCGTCACGGGATcggctccctctgcccccag GGCACAAGGTCTCCTTCCCCTGCTCGGCTGGCCGGATACAAAGTTCGGTCTTGTAG
- the LOC128780796 gene encoding interferon-induced transmembrane protein 2-like, whose translation MIKESQVTITEVPQRSVPAMSTVVNIHRETEVPDHIVWSLFNSIYFNICCLGLVAFTYSMKSRDRKMVGDVTGAQSYASTAKKVNIVALVLGLILTIVLTVLLLAVVVPAINNAITQAGQNHGGY comes from the exons ATGATCAAGGAGAGCCAAGTGACCATCACGGAGGTGCCCCAGCGCTCAGTACCGGCGATGTCCACCGTGGTCAACATCCACAGAGAGACCGAGGTGCCCGACCACATTGTGTGGTCCCTGTTCAACTCCATCTACTTCAACATCTGCTGCCTGGGCTTGGTGGCCTTCACCTACTCCATGAAG TCCAGGGACCGGAAGATGGTGGGCGACGTGACCGGGGCCCAGAGCTATGCGTCCACCGCCAAGAAAGTGAACATCGTGGCCCTGGTCCTGGGCCTCATTCTGACCATAGTGCTCACTGTTCTTCTGCTGGCGGTGGTGGTCCCGGCAATCAACAATGCAATAACACAGGCCGGGCAGAACCACGGAGGGTACTAG
- the LOC128780797 gene encoding interferon-induced transmembrane protein 3, whose product MIKEEHEVAIMGAPQGSGPVMSTVVSIQAETEVPDHVVWSLFNSIYFNVCCLGLVAFSYSMKSRDRKRVQDMVGAQEYASTAKKLNIAALVLGLILVIILIVIKATTLV is encoded by the exons ATGATCAAGGAGGAACACGAGGTGGCCATCATGGGGGCGCCCCAGGGTTCAGGACCCGTGATGTCCACCGTGGTCAGCATCCAGGCAGAGACTGAGGTGCCCGACCACGTCGTCTGGTCCTTGTTCAACTCCATCTACTTCAACGTCTGCTGCCTGGGCTTGGTGGCGTTCTCCTACTCCATGAAG TCCAGGGACCGGAAGAGGGTGCAAGACATGGTTGGGGCCCAAGAGTACGCGTCCACTGCCAAGAAACTGAACATCGCGGCCCTGGTCCTGGGCCTCATTCTGGTCATCATTTTAATCGTAATTAAGGCAACGACTTTGGTGTAA
- the IFITM5 gene encoding interferon-induced transmembrane protein 5 yields the protein MDTAYPREDPAAPTPRTAAGTAHTAVALGPPRAPPRDHLIWSVFSTLYLNLCCLGFLALAYSIKARDQKVAGDLEEARRLGSRAKCYNILAAMWAVVPPLLLLALVVTGALHLSRLARDSAAFFSTKFEDSDYD from the exons ATGGACACCGCGTACCCCCGCGAGGACCCCGCGGCCCCGACGCCCCGCACGGCCGCTGGCACCGCCCACACGGCCGTAGCGCTGGGGCCGCCGCGCGCTCCACCTCGAGACCATTTGATCTGGTCGGTGTTCAGCACCCTTTACCTGAACCTGTGCTGCCTGGGCTTCCTGGCGCTGGCCTACTCCATCAAG GCCAGAGACCAGAAGGTGGCTGGAGACCTGGAGGAGGCCCGGCGCCTGGGCTCCAGGGCCAAGTGCTACAACATCCTGGCTGCCATGTGGGCCGTGgtgccgccgctgctgctgctggcgcTGGTGGTGACTGGTGCCCTGCATCTGTCCCGGCTGGCCCGGGACTCGGCCGCCTTCTTCAGCACCAAGTTCGAGGACTCGGACTATGACTGA